A window of Malania oleifera isolate guangnan ecotype guangnan chromosome 5, ASM2987363v1, whole genome shotgun sequence contains these coding sequences:
- the LOC131156151 gene encoding mediator of RNA polymerase II transcription subunit 32, whose amino-acid sequence MDNIVDALNNAYQEFLAAAAGVLEARETPGAQKMVTTDAALENFKQRWELFRVACDQAEEFVESVKQRIGSECLVDEATGAMAGTSGQATTTGLPPISAVRLEQMSKAVRWLVIELQHGSGTSGVSTHSHPSAPFDARFSEDVAQ is encoded by the coding sequence ATGGACAACATTGTAGATGCTCTAAACAATGCATATCAGGAGTTTCTGGCTGCAGCAGCTGGTGTGCTTGAAGCCAGGGAGACACCTGGTGCCCAGAAAATGGTGACGACTGATGCAGCTCTAGAAAACTTCAAGCAGAGGTGGGAATTGTTCAGAGTGGCTTGTGATCAAGCTGAGGAGTTTGTAGAATCTGTAAAACAGAGGATAGGATCTGAGTGCCTTGTGGATGAGGCAACTGGCGCAATGGCAGGAACATCGGGGCAGGCTACCACAACAGGTCTTCCGCCCATCAGTGCTGTGCGATTGGAACAGATGAGTAAGGCTGTTCGTTGGCTTGTGATCGAGTTGCAGCATGGTTCTGGAACTTCTGGTGTTTCAACACATTCCCACCCGTCTGCCCCGTTTGATGCTAGATTCTCCGAAGATGTAGCTCAATAG